The DNA window CTGGACACATTGCAGAACTCAGCCGGCCTGTGGATGCGCGGCATTTTACAGGACCACTATGGGGTGGATCTCCGGAGCATCGAATGGTGGTGTCAGGAAGAAGAGGACATCCCCTTCGAGCCAGCCCGGTGGATGAGAGTACGCCGGGTCCCCAGAGGGAGGAACATCGACCAGATGCTCCTGGACGGCGAGCTGGAAGGGGCGGTGTACCCCGAGATCCTCCCCTCGATCAGAAGGGGTTCCTCGAGAGTCGGCCTCCTCTTTCCGAATCCCCAGGACGCCGAAGTCGACTACTACCGGAAGAGCGGGGTCTTTCCGATCATGCACACGGTGGTGGTCAAGAACGCGATCGTGGAGAAAGACCCCTGGGTTGCGGTGAGCCTTCTGCGGGCCTTCCAGAGGTCCAAAGAGGTCTGCTACGAGCGCATGAAGGACCCACGCAATCTTGCGCTGGTATGGGTGAAAGAACTCATGCGGGAGCAAGACGCTGTGTTCGGTCCCGACCCCTGGCCCTACAATCTCGAAGACAATCGCAAAGCCTTGGAGGCCGTCCTCCGCTACGAGTCCGAGCAAGGAATGATCAAAATGGCTCCGAAGATCGAGGATCTCTTTTTCCCGGCCAGCCTTCAGGTCATCCAGGATTATGTCTAGTGCCGTTCCAACTTGTTGATACTAAATCTGTCCACGAACGACGTACACGGCGCCTCCCTTGGCGCGAATAGTTGGAACGGCACTAGCGGGCTTTCGAGCAGTGGTCAGGGCCAGACTGTATACTACGGCCGCCGTGCGGCCCGCCAGCCCCGCCGCCTTTGCCGCGCCAGGGGCCCTCGGGTCGCAGGTCCCGCACCTCGCACCGCCGAAAGGAGCCGAGCATGATCTACGAGATCCGGACCTACCGCATCGCCGCTGGCAGCCTGGCCGAGGTCGAGAAGCGCTTCGGCGAGGCCTACGAGTACCGGAAGAAGTACTCGGAGCTGACCGCCTTCTGGCACACGGAGATCGGACCGCTCAACGAGATCGTCCACGTCTGGGGGTACCGGGACCTCGCCGAGCGGGCGCGCATCCGGGGTGAGGCGGTGAAGGACCCGAACTGGCCGCCCAAGATCGGCGAGTTCGTCCGCGCCATGCGGTCGGAGATCGTGGTGCCGTTCTCGTTCGTGCCCGAGGCCCGCCCGGGCAAGGTGGGGCCGATCTTCGAGCTGCGCTACTACACGCTGAAGCCTGGCATGCTCGCCGAGGTGGCCAAGGGCTGGGAGGCAAAAGTCCCCGAGCGCATGAAGCTCTCGCCCATCGTCCTCGCGGGCGGCGTCGAGTTCGGCAAGGCCAACGGGTTCGTCCACGTCTGGGCCTACTCGAGCCTCGATCAGCGCGCCCAGGTGCGGGACGAGGCCAGGAAGAAGGGCGTCTGGCCCCCGCCGGGCTCGCCCGACCGCTTGCTGACGCAGGAGAACAAGATTCTTCTGCCCGCCGCCTTCTCGCCGCTCCAGTAGCTCGTCTCGAACCCCGCGGGGCGCCGGCGATACGGCCGGCGCCCCCGTAACGGCCTCGCGACAAAAGGAGGGACCATGGTCCGGCGATCGCTCCTGGTGTTCTCGACGCGGGGGTGGACGATCAC is part of the Candidatus Methylomirabilota bacterium genome and encodes:
- a CDS encoding PhnD/SsuA/transferrin family substrate-binding protein translates to MSRLKLSLACGHYDLLRPLIEGVVTPSGVDLNILTMASPERHGRMLRHQEFDVCELSLVAYLVARDQGRTFTAIPVFPHRRFRHGYVVKRTDCGIDEPADLNGKRVGLDTLQNSAGLWMRGILQDHYGVDLRSIEWWCQEEEDIPFEPARWMRVRRVPRGRNIDQMLLDGELEGAVYPEILPSIRRGSSRVGLLFPNPQDAEVDYYRKSGVFPIMHTVVVKNAIVEKDPWVAVSLLRAFQRSKEVCYERMKDPRNLALVWVKELMREQDAVFGPDPWPYNLEDNRKALEAVLRYESEQGMIKMAPKIEDLFFPASLQVIQDYV
- a CDS encoding NIPSNAP family protein, which codes for MIYEIRTYRIAAGSLAEVEKRFGEAYEYRKKYSELTAFWHTEIGPLNEIVHVWGYRDLAERARIRGEAVKDPNWPPKIGEFVRAMRSEIVVPFSFVPEARPGKVGPIFELRYYTLKPGMLAEVAKGWEAKVPERMKLSPIVLAGGVEFGKANGFVHVWAYSSLDQRAQVRDEARKKGVWPPPGSPDRLLTQENKILLPAAFSPLQ